The following are encoded in a window of Campylobacter concisus ATCC 51562 genomic DNA:
- a CDS encoding peptidylprolyl isomerase: MRFDELKVYDINLDELKKDKFAVLETDKGEIRLELFAEEAPQTVANFIHLIKSGFYNGLNFHRVIPNFVIQGGCPNGTGTGGPGWRIKCECDKQKVKHERGSLSMAHAGRDTGGSQFFICHSKQPHLDGVHTVFGKCVDEESLKVLDAIRQGDKIISAKIRESL, translated from the coding sequence ATGCGTTTTGATGAATTAAAAGTTTATGATATAAATTTAGACGAGCTTAAAAAAGATAAATTTGCAGTTTTAGAGACAGACAAAGGCGAGATCAGACTTGAACTTTTTGCAGAAGAAGCTCCACAAACTGTCGCAAATTTTATCCATTTGATAAAATCAGGCTTTTATAATGGACTAAATTTTCACAGAGTTATACCAAATTTTGTCATCCAAGGTGGCTGCCCAAATGGAACAGGCACAGGCGGTCCTGGCTGGAGAATAAAATGCGAATGCGATAAGCAAAAGGTAAAACACGAGCGCGGTAGCCTTAGCATGGCTCACGCAGGACGCGATACTGGCGGATCACAGTTTTTCATCTGTCACAGCAAGCAACCTCATCTTGATGGCGTGCATACAGTCTTTGGAAAGTGCGTTGATGAAGAGAGTCTAAAGGTGCTTGACGCTATAAGACAAGGCGATAAGATCATCTCTGCTAAGATCAGAGAAAGCCTATAA
- a CDS encoding cation:dicarboxylate symporter family transporter, with protein MNNTKKQGNLAVRLFTNLAFWVVIGIVGGVIVGMVAPELGIASKPGIDYFIKALKILIGPIIFLTIVSGIVGLESLKDLGSIGLKAFIYFEIVSTLALAVGIIFGETLRPGHGMNLDYTQLDASSVAKFTSQAANMDANSGFVAHTLHLLRGAVPVDDIFPYVHILDPFIKSNTLQVLFMAIIVAIVLSLLAHDKKQACLKPLEFIQHYVLKLLSWLMLFSPVAAFSAMAYLIGKFGIGTLLGMMELLVVMALASCFFIFVVLGVICYFAKINVFKFMRFISKEVLVVFATSSSETALAPLMQKLESAGINRGAVGLIIPTGYSFNLDCTNIYLSLSVIFLAQAFNIPLSFEHLISILIVLMITSKGAVGVTGSGFVVLAGTLSALPSTGIPVVTVAVLLGVDKFMSEMRAVGNLCGNAVGCMIVSIWDKKVDMDKFRYALDHPEEFHFHS; from the coding sequence ATGAATAATACTAAAAAGCAAGGAAATCTTGCTGTAAGATTATTTACCAATCTTGCCTTTTGGGTTGTGATCGGTATTGTTGGTGGCGTTATCGTTGGCATGGTTGCACCTGAGCTTGGTATAGCTAGCAAACCAGGCATTGATTATTTTATAAAAGCACTTAAAATTTTAATCGGCCCTATTATCTTTTTAACGATCGTTTCAGGTATCGTTGGGCTTGAGAGTTTAAAAGATCTTGGATCTATTGGATTAAAGGCATTTATCTATTTTGAGATAGTTAGCACACTTGCGCTTGCTGTTGGTATCATCTTTGGCGAGACACTTCGTCCAGGACATGGCATGAATCTTGACTACACTCAGCTTGATGCCTCAAGTGTGGCTAAATTTACATCTCAAGCTGCAAATATGGACGCAAATAGCGGATTTGTAGCACATACACTTCATCTTTTAAGAGGTGCTGTGCCAGTAGATGATATTTTCCCTTACGTACATATACTTGATCCATTTATAAAATCAAACACACTTCAAGTACTTTTCATGGCTATTATCGTTGCCATCGTACTTTCACTGCTAGCTCATGATAAAAAACAAGCTTGCCTAAAGCCACTTGAATTTATTCAGCACTATGTCTTAAAACTTCTTAGCTGGCTTATGCTCTTTAGCCCAGTGGCTGCATTTTCAGCTATGGCTTATCTGATCGGCAAATTTGGTATCGGAACGCTTCTTGGCATGATGGAGCTTTTGGTTGTTATGGCACTTGCAAGCTGCTTTTTCATATTTGTCGTGCTTGGTGTTATCTGCTATTTTGCAAAAATCAATGTCTTTAAATTTATGCGTTTTATCTCAAAAGAGGTATTGGTAGTCTTTGCGACAAGCTCGAGCGAAACAGCTCTTGCGCCACTTATGCAAAAGCTAGAATCAGCTGGTATAAATAGAGGCGCTGTTGGACTTATCATTCCAACTGGCTACTCATTTAACCTTGACTGCACCAACATCTATCTAAGTTTAAGCGTTATTTTCCTAGCTCAAGCTTTCAACATCCCGCTAAGCTTTGAGCATCTAATAAGTATACTAATCGTACTAATGATCACAAGCAAAGGCGCTGTTGGCGTGACAGGATCAGGCTTTGTCGTCCTTGCTGGAACACTAAGCGCACTTCCAAGCACTGGCATACCAGTCGTCACCGTAGCCGTGCTACTTGGCGTTGATAAATTTATGTCAGAAATGCGTGCTGTTGGCAATCTCTGCGGTAATGCCGTTGGCTGCATGATAGTTTCTATCTGGGATAAAAAAGTAGATATGGATAAATTTAGATACGCACTAGATCATCCAGAGGAATTTCACTTCCACTCATAA